A single genomic interval of Streptococcus suis harbors:
- the dnaI gene encoding primosomal protein DnaI — protein sequence MKSVQDRLSQTTNPSPKSYQQLYQEIVSDPEVAAFIKKEGLTQQEITLSISKFLEYISQRDLFVKQDETYIAKGYQPVLVMNEGYADVSYLETEELVEYRRLEAIKNRIQLINMPASLKNVTVADIDKSDENRVEVMLAIADFVKRFEEKPKGLYIYGNFGIGKSYLMAYLANLLSKTHLQSTTMLHYPTFVVDIKNAIKDGSVKERIDEIKMAQVLVLDDIGAEQHSPWVRDDVLQVILQYRMQENLPTFFTSNFSFDDLERHFASGKSGDETWQAKRVMERIRYLARDLHLKGNNRR from the coding sequence ATGAAATCAGTTCAAGACAGGTTGTCGCAAACAACCAATCCAAGTCCAAAATCTTATCAGCAACTCTATCAGGAGATAGTGAGTGATCCTGAAGTCGCTGCTTTTATCAAAAAAGAAGGTTTGACCCAGCAGGAAATCACACTCTCCATTTCCAAGTTTTTGGAATATATCAGTCAGCGCGATCTCTTTGTCAAGCAGGATGAGACTTATATTGCAAAAGGCTATCAACCGGTTTTAGTCATGAATGAGGGCTATGCGGATGTTTCTTATCTTGAGACAGAAGAATTGGTCGAATACCGTCGTTTGGAAGCTATCAAGAACCGTATCCAGCTTATCAATATGCCGGCGAGTTTGAAGAATGTAACAGTGGCGGATATTGATAAGAGTGATGAAAATCGTGTGGAAGTCATGCTGGCTATTGCAGATTTTGTCAAACGATTTGAGGAAAAACCAAAAGGCCTCTACATCTATGGCAATTTCGGTATTGGAAAAAGTTATTTGATGGCTTATTTAGCCAATCTTTTGTCCAAGACCCATCTTCAATCAACCACCATGCTCCATTATCCAACCTTTGTGGTAGATATAAAAAATGCCATCAAAGATGGTTCTGTCAAGGAGCGAATTGATGAAATCAAGATGGCTCAGGTCTTGGTGCTAGATGACATCGGAGCGGAGCAACATAGTCCGTGGGTGCGCGACGATGTACTGCAGGTCATTCTTCAATACCGCATGCAGGAAAATCTGCCGACCTTCTTTACCTCCAATTTCTCCTTTGATGATTTGGAGCGTCATTTCGCCTCTGGTAAGTCTGGTGATGAAACCTGGCAGGCCAAACGGGTTATGGAGCGTATTCGCTATCTGGCTCGTGATTTGCACTTGAAAGGAAATAACCGCCGATGA
- a CDS encoding NADPH-dependent oxidoreductase — protein MNETIDLMLNHTSVRRFTEEPIEAEHLQAIISAGRAASSWNNFQSYSIIVVQSEEKKQALYDLVPQPAILQAQAILVFVGDHNCASKAAQLHGTDFDAKGTENLLISSVDASLAGQNALLAAESLGYGGVFIGMIRHKALAIAELFNLPDYTYPIFCIALGRPAQNHPVKPRLESEAIVFQEEYVEQGVEVIQAYDQVQTAYAGARQTETWSERMVAQFGQPEQPETRAVLEKNKLL, from the coding sequence ATGAATGAAACCATTGATTTGATGCTGAACCATACTTCCGTCCGTCGTTTTACGGAAGAGCCAATTGAGGCGGAACATTTGCAAGCTATTATTTCAGCTGGGCGAGCTGCGTCTAGCTGGAATAATTTCCAGTCTTATTCCATCATTGTGGTGCAGTCGGAGGAGAAAAAACAGGCTCTCTATGACCTGGTGCCTCAGCCAGCTATTTTACAGGCTCAGGCTATTCTGGTTTTTGTGGGCGACCACAACTGTGCCAGCAAGGCGGCCCAGCTTCATGGGACGGACTTTGATGCCAAAGGAACAGAGAATCTCCTGATTTCTTCTGTTGATGCGAGCCTAGCAGGGCAAAACGCCCTTTTAGCAGCTGAAAGCCTGGGTTATGGTGGGGTCTTTATCGGTATGATTCGCCATAAGGCCTTGGCAATAGCAGAGCTGTTCAACTTGCCAGATTATACCTATCCCATTTTCTGTATTGCCCTGGGTCGACCAGCTCAAAACCATCCTGTTAAACCACGTTTGGAAAGCGAAGCCATTGTCTTTCAGGAAGAATATGTGGAGCAAGGCGTGGAAGTAATCCAAGCCTACGACCAAGTTCAGACAGCCTATGCAGGTGCCCGTCAGACAGAAACCTGGTCCGAGCGTATGGTTGCCCAGTTTGGTC